In Halopseudomonas nanhaiensis, a single window of DNA contains:
- a CDS encoding DUF3087 domain-containing protein, producing the protein MVAIRKHTGGNLLNSTNAFTIRHADPERYRRETRKSTLIVAVSFAVLAMCFSALAVALFGSPESDNFRWNLTGVALGLIAAVILVRTVFWSQPWMESAAYGWRLKRSLMRITDIMHHVESGVKTRSPEAMKLLRFYHLGQIEMHRLDGNTQALHDMSGEMEKHREAMQEDGLDTNQYRLDPAWLDHRKWKGFELR; encoded by the coding sequence TTGGTTGCTATCCGTAAACACACTGGAGGGAATCTGTTGAACAGTACGAATGCGTTTACGATCCGCCATGCGGATCCTGAGCGGTACCGTCGGGAGACCCGCAAGAGCACCTTGATTGTGGCGGTAAGCTTTGCCGTGCTGGCGATGTGTTTTTCCGCTCTCGCTGTAGCGCTGTTCGGTAGCCCGGAAAGCGACAATTTCCGCTGGAATCTGACCGGTGTCGCCCTCGGGCTTATCGCCGCAGTCATCCTGGTCCGCACTGTCTTCTGGAGTCAGCCGTGGATGGAATCAGCCGCCTATGGCTGGCGGCTCAAGCGCAGCCTGATGCGCATTACCGACATCATGCACCATGTCGAGAGTGGCGTAAAAACGCGCTCGCCCGAGGCCATGAAATTACTGCGCTTCTATCATCTGGGCCAGATTGAAATGCATCGGCTAGATGGCAATACACAGGCATTGCACGATATGAGCGGGGAGATGGAAAAACACAGAGAGGCCATGCAGGAAGACGGCCTGGATACAAACCAGTACCGACTCGATCCTGCCTGGTTGGACCACCGGAAGTGGAAGGGTTTTGAGTTGCGGTAG
- a CDS encoding acyltransferase family protein, with protein sequence MDMLRGVAICLVVMYHCTVYMYEKYPDAFAGLKYASELVGPLRMPVLFFLSGMLLAGSIKKGPKRYALGKINNLVYPFVVWTLVLYLLYEVREIALGLPSEIELFTALVYDPWHHLWFLHYLSVYYILGYFLFKAGFVVAALVAVSLYAVGYPTGHGYFTALFMFFVAGAFANRSSNLARWIDAHEAQVVCAGLLVIALCMTGVIVGLLPMAKHNLTYCIVAAAGLPILISLTKRAEHCRIAPALAYLGRNSLVLYMVHVPVGIAIPLLIERTEWNPVLVYPAYLAVVFTACLGVVWLRQRSKSVDLMFSAEQLYPRRHKDKLARPAEPDV encoded by the coding sequence ATGGACATGCTACGTGGCGTCGCAATCTGCCTTGTCGTCATGTATCACTGTACCGTCTACATGTACGAAAAATACCCCGATGCTTTCGCCGGGTTAAAGTACGCAAGCGAACTCGTCGGCCCCCTTCGCATGCCGGTCTTGTTTTTCCTCTCAGGCATGCTTTTGGCCGGCTCGATCAAGAAGGGCCCGAAACGTTATGCATTGGGAAAGATCAATAATCTGGTCTACCCGTTTGTAGTGTGGACCCTTGTACTGTATCTGCTGTATGAAGTGCGTGAAATCGCACTGGGCCTACCTTCGGAAATCGAGTTGTTCACCGCGCTGGTTTACGATCCCTGGCATCACCTCTGGTTTTTGCATTACCTGAGCGTCTACTACATCCTTGGTTACTTCCTGTTCAAAGCCGGATTCGTAGTCGCTGCGCTGGTCGCCGTTTCCCTGTATGCAGTGGGGTATCCCACCGGGCATGGGTACTTCACCGCGCTGTTCATGTTCTTTGTCGCCGGCGCATTCGCCAATCGCTCCTCCAATCTCGCTCGATGGATAGATGCACATGAGGCGCAAGTGGTCTGCGCCGGCTTGCTGGTGATCGCCCTATGCATGACGGGAGTGATTGTCGGACTGCTCCCGATGGCCAAACACAACCTGACCTATTGCATCGTAGCGGCGGCGGGGCTTCCTATCCTGATAAGTCTCACGAAACGCGCCGAACACTGTCGGATTGCTCCTGCTCTTGCATATCTCGGCCGCAATTCACTGGTGCTATATATGGTCCACGTCCCGGTGGGTATCGCTATTCCATTGCTGATCGAGCGCACCGAATGGAACCCAGTGCTGGTGTATCCGGCCTACCTCGCTGTCGTGTTTACGGCATGTCTGGGAGTTGTATGGCTTCGACAGCGCTCGAAGAGCGTCGACCTGATGTTTTCTGCTGAGCAGCTCTATCCGCGGCGTCACAAGGATAAACTAGCCAGGCCGGCAGAACCGGATGTTTGA
- a CDS encoding DUF2218 domain-containing protein has product MPQSSATVQTQHGSLYISRLCKHWSHRFAVSQTDAEGRIDFGDQQHCVLQAVADGIRMQIHAPDRETLESLERVVVDHLSRMANHDKPSDAVWVRS; this is encoded by the coding sequence ATGCCCCAATCATCTGCCACCGTTCAGACGCAACATGGCAGCTTGTATATTTCCAGACTGTGCAAGCACTGGAGCCATCGTTTCGCTGTGTCACAGACCGATGCAGAGGGGCGCATCGACTTCGGCGATCAGCAGCACTGCGTTCTCCAGGCGGTCGCTGATGGGATCCGTATGCAGATTCATGCGCCAGACCGGGAAACGCTGGAATCCCTGGAGCGCGTTGTGGTGGACCATCTCTCACGCATGGCCAATCATGACAAGCCAAGCGACGCCGTCTGGGTCAGAAGCTGA